GTTTTCTGGCCGGCGCACGTGGCCAATCATCATCGCCACCGGCATGGGCCACGCGATGTGGCGCGCACCTACCGTTTCGGCGGCGACACCAATGACATGCGCGGCTACCTGCTGCATCCGTTCCAGGCGGTGTGGGTGCTGGTGCCGGTGTTCCTCGGCTGGCTGGGGCGGCTTCGCAGGCACCAGCCCGGGCCCTGGCGCTATTGCATGGCGCAGTACGCGCTGTGGCTCGGCAGCTGGGGCGCACTGTTGCTGCTCGATTGGCGCAAGGCCCTGCTGTTCGTCATCGTGCCCCAGCTGCATGGATTGCATTGGCTGCTGGCGACCAACTACCTGCAGCATGCGCACGCCGACGGGCGCCGGCCCGGGTGGGATGCCAAGGCGGAGGCGCCGCGCGATACCGCCGGTAGCTGCCTGAACTACGCGCGCAATTTCGAGGGGCTGGTGAACCCATTGCTGTTCAACATCGGCCTGCACACCGCCCATCACGAGAATCCGCATGTCCATTGGTCCGAGCTCACGCAATTGCACCGTACGCGCTATCGCGCACGGGTCGATCCCGTGCTCAACGAGCAGGGCCTCGTGCCCTACATGGTTCGCGTCTTCGTGCTGGGCGCGCTGTGGCCGCGTTTTCGCAGCCGCCCGCTGATGCCATCCGTGCCGCCCGAGTCTTCAACTCACTGAACCATGCCCGTCCCATTTCAACGCGTCTACCTCGAGAGCGCCGGCTATTTCATGCCGGGCGAACCCATTCCCAACGAGCGGATGGATACCTACGTTGCGCCGCTCAACCGCATGTCGGAGCGCATCAAGCGGCGCATCCTGGCCGAGAACGGCATTCTCACGCGGCACTATGCGATCGACGAGGAGGGCGTCACGCGCCACACCAATGCGCAGATGGCGGCGGGCGCGATCCGCGACTGCCTGCAGCGCGGCGGGGCCGAGTTGTCGCGGGTCTCGCTGCTGGCCAGCGGGTCTTCGGGAGGCGACACGCTGATGCCGGGGTTCGCCAACATGATCCAGGGCGAACTGGCGGCGGCGCCGATGGAAACGCTGTCGGTGCACGGCATCTGCGCCGCGGGTGTGTCGGCCATCCAGTCGGCCGCGCAAGGCATCGAGCTGGGGGCGCATCGCAGCGCGCTGGCGGTGGCGAGCGAGATGCCTTCGCGCCTCTTCAAGCGCTCGCGCTTCGCTGCGCGAGGCTACGAAACCGACTTCGATTCGCACTTCCTGCGCTGGATGCTTTCCGACGGCGCCGGAGCGCTGCTGCTGTCCGACGGCATGCCCGGGCTGGCGGGCAATCCGGGGCTGCGGCTGCGATTGAAATGGGTGCACCAGCGCGCGTTCTCGGGCGACTACCCCGTGTGCATGCAACTGGGCCTGACCGAGGACCGCGCCCGCGGCCACCTCGATTTCGGCTCATGGGCCGAGGCGGAAGCCGCCGGCGCCTTGTCGCTGCGGCAGGACATCCGCCTGCTGCCGCACCTGTTCGACATCGGCATCCATGAGTACGCGACGCTGGTGCAAGGCGGCTGGGTCGATCCGAAGCGGGTGGACCATTTCCTGTGCCACTACTCCTCCGAAAAATTCATTCCGGTGGTCGAGGACCTGATGGCCAAGGCCGACCTTGCGATTCCGCGGGAGCGCTGGTGGAGCAACCTGGCTTGGCGCGGCAACACCGGCGCGGCGTCGATCCTGGTCATGCTGGCGGAATTCCTGCACACCAAGGCCCTCGAGCCCGGCGAGCAGATCTTCTGCTATGTGCCTGAATCCGGGCGCTTCATGGCCGCCTACATGCTGCTGGAGGTCGAGGCGGCCGGCGCACCGGCCCAGCCGGTGGCCGCTCCGCGCATGGCCACCGAACCGGCGCCGGACGATGTCGGCGTCATCGCGCCGCCGCACGACCCGGCCGCCGCGCCGGAAGGCCTGGGCGCGCTGCTGACCGAACTGGCCGGCATCTGGCACGACTACCGCTCCCGCGCCTGGCGCACCCCCCTGATCCGCCAGATCCGCGAACGCCGCTTCGCCTTGCCCGACTACCTGAACTGGATGGAACAATGGATTCCGCAGGTGCGCGAGGGCAGCCGCTGGATGCGCGAAGGCGCGGCTTCGCTGACGGGGCCGTACAAGGCGCTCGCGGCGCTGATCGACGTGCATGCGGGCGAAGAGCAGGAAGACTTCAACATTCTCTTCAGCGACTACAAGAAAGCCGGCGGCACCGTGGCCCGCATCGACGACCTGCGCCGCAACCCCGGCGGCGAGGCGCTCAATGCCTACCTGCACGGGCTGGCCGCGACCCGCGACCCCATCGGCTTGCTGGGCGCCATCTACATCATCGAAGGAACCGGCCAGCGCATCGTGCCCGCGCTGCTGCCGCTCATCAAGGCGGGCCTGAAGCTGCCGCCCGATGCGTTCCGCTTTCTCGAATACCACGGCCACAACGACGAGCACCACCTGAACCGCTGGCTCGCAGCGGTCGAGATGGTGATGGCAGTGGAAGAAGGCAGGGACGGCGGACGGGGCAGGGCGGCCCGCCAGATCATCGATACCGCGCGCCATGCGGCGGCGCTGTACCTGATGCAGTTTCAGCACATCACGGAGCGCACGCCACATGAGTCGAATGCCTGATTTTCTTGCTCGGGCGCACGACGAGCGCGACCCCAGTCCCTGGCTTGCGCTCTATCTCGACCAGAGCACCCCGCTGCCGGACGAGGTCAAGGCGGCATGGCTGGCTGATTCGAGTTCGGGCTCGCGGCAATACCTGTTGCCGTTCCTGCGGCCTGTGGCGCGGCTGACGATCATCCTGATCCAGGTGGTGAAGGTTTTCGTGCCGCGCAACTGGTCGCATTCGAAGCTGCTGCACCGCCTGCTGGCCTGGGGGCTGAAGCGCTTCGTGTCGCCCGAAGCCAACTGGCTCATCCTGCGCCACTTTCACCTCGGCTCGCAGGTGCTGGCTTTCATCGGCCGCAATTCGCCCGCGCCGGTCGGCACGTCGCCGCTGGAACCGGCCGACATCGATGCCCTGAAGGACGACATGTTCCTGAAGCACGACCTGAACCTGTTCAACTTCGTGATCCGCCTGAACCAGGCGTTGCGCAACCAGGGCCTGGTGCTCGGCAAGGCGCCGGATGTCGACTTTTCGATGATCAAGGACCCAGGATTGCGCCTTTCGGACATGCCGCGAGGCAGGCTCAATTTTCTGGACCTGCAGAGCGCCATCGAGCTTTTCACGCCCATGTACCAGCTGATGCTGACGGACAACGATTTCTGGCGGGCCGCCAATTCGCTGCAACTCGACGAAACCATCGGGATCTACGCGGCCACGTTGCTGGGCGCCCCCGAGCACCTGATCCTGGTGAACAACAAGCATCCGCTGGTGCCGCTGTCGACCTTGCGCGCCGGCCACCGGCTGGTCATCCATGGGTTGTCGACCGAGATGCTCCACAGCCTGCTCCAGCGCATGCGTGCGGCCCGCGAGACAGCCCCCGCGCCGGAGCAGCCACTTGCATAGGCGTATGCTGCCCCCAGATGCAAACCATGAACACGACCGACCAACCGTCTCCCAAGACCGACCTGTCAGTGACCCATGTGCTGGCCCAGTTGCTGGAACGGCTCGAGCACAGTGCCGTTCCCGTCAGCGCCGAGCAATACCGTTCGGTGGTCGAGCACCTGGTGCACGAATTCAGCGATGTCGAGCCCGGCGCCGATCTGGGCAAACTGCTCGATGCGTACCCGGCAGCTGCCGAGGTGTACGAAAATCTGAACTATCAACATGCTGGCCTGTGCCGATCGGCGCTCGATGCGGCACTTGCCGCCGAAGTCAGCGCCAGGAAAGCCATTGAACGCGCAATGCGCAATACCGAACCCAAAAAGGATAAAGCCGATGGCGAAAGCTGAGGTCAAGACCGCCGTGGTGGCCGACGGCCTGCGTTACAAATCGAAAACCCCCGGTTCGCCGTTTCGCGCCTCGGCGTCGTTCAGCGGTGCCACCATGTCCTGCTTTATGTGCGGAAAGCACCGCGTGCGCTCGCAGCTGCGTACCCGCCAGGTGCTCGGCAAGTCTCAAACGGTGTGCGCGCCGTCGTGCAAGGCACTGGACGAATCGCTGGAATAAGCCGGAATCTACCGACGTCTGCCGGGGCGTCGCTTTTGCGACATATCCCGTACCGGTATTGCAGATTTTCTTTCCACAATGTCTGGAATAGATATACAGTTAGAAACAAATGATGCATGAATTGCGTCAATAAAAAGTTCTAATTTGTAGTCGACGACAAATGATTTTGTATACAGGCACCGTCCAGCGCCGGACGATCTGCGGAAGGACTTGCAATGAGTAAGCCGCGCCATGTCGTGATGCAGGTTGTCAAGCGCTCTTCCGGCAGCGCAACCCACCACGTCGATTTCCTCATGGACGACACCTTTGCGGAACGGCTGCGGCAGTTGCGCTCGTTGGTCCCACCTCTCGGGACCCTCAACCGGCTGCGCGACCTGGTGATCGACAAGGTCCGCGTGCGGCTTCCGAATGCCGTCTGGCGCACGGGGAGCCATGTCGACACGGGCGTCGAAGGCTCCTGTATCGTGATCTCCTCCGAAGGCTCGTTCAATTGCGGCGGCAAGGACAGCAGCACGCGCGAGAAGCTCGTGACCTACAACTTCTCGATCGCGCGCCTCGTCGAACTGCATGCGGAGCGGGCGGAGGGCGAAACCCTCTACATCCGCGACGGCACCTTCGCCAACGATGAGCCGGCCGATTCGCCTGCGGGCCTCTGGGTCGCTTCGCTGACCGAAGAGGAACCGGTCATGCGCGTGCCCGATACGCCGTCGGACTTCGACACCCTGCACGAACTGACGCTGCGCCCCCAGCAGGGCGCTGGCGCACCCGCCCACTGAGCCGCGCCTTCTACTGAAAGTCTGCAGCCGCCTCGGCCGCTGCAGCGCCCACCGGCGTGTACTGCGCGCGATTGTCTTCGAGCCAGCGCGCCGAAAGGCTGCTGTCCTGATGCGCCGGATGAAAGTCTGCGCGGAAGTAGCTGCGCCAGGCGCCCCAGTTGCCTCGAAGCAGGCCACCTTTGCCCATCAGGATGCGCCCGGCGCTCTTCCACGTCGCCCATTTCCACAACTGCCCTTCATGGCGCAGGTTGGCGACGGTCTGGCGCGCCAGGTCCCCGAGGAACATGAGCGTCACGCGGCGAAACCATCGATTGCGCCACGGGTCCGAACCACCGGCCGCCTTGTAGAGATCGAAGGCGACGGCCTTGTGTTCCAGTTCTTCCGCGCTGTGCCAAAGCCACATGGTCGCGAGGCGCGATTCCGCCCCTTCGAGCACTTCGGGATGGGCCAGCAGCCATTCGGCGAACATGGCGGTGAAATGCTCCGTGGCCGCCGTCACTGCGAGTGCGTGGCGAGGATCGGCGCCCTCCATGAGCTGCATGCGGCTGGCGGCCCGGGGCGACCAGCCATCGACCAAACCCTGGCTCTCCAGGTGCGCGTTGAACAACGCATGGATGCGGCGATGCGTGGCTTCCTGGCCGATGAAGCCGCGCACGTCGGCGCGGAATTTGTCCTGGTCTTCTGCGGACAGCGTCGCCACGACATCCCTCACGGCGTCGATGAAGAACTGCTCGCCGAACGGAAAGCTCATCGACAGCGCATTGAAGAAGGCCGTGGCGAATGCATCGCCCCCGCACCAATTGCGCTCGAATGGCGTCTGCAGGTCGATCAGAAGCCGGCGCACCACGAGATCGGTCATGAAAAAAGCCTGGTAAGTTCACATTGGTACACAATCGTACCGATGCCCGGATCCAGGCGGCCATCAACAGCAACGGCACTTCCCCGGGTCCCGCCGCACACCTGACCGGCGAAATGGCCATGACGGTGGTCGGCGGCATCGCGACAGCTGTGGCCGCCGGCCGTCCGGCTGGTGCGCGCGGTGGCGGCCGAAAGCCTCGGGTAGGGCGTTTCTGCCTCAGGCCGGCTTGCGTTGCGCAGGGTCGTAGAAGAACTCTTCCTGCGCAATGCGGTCGCCTTCCCAGCGCTGCCAGGCGAGCTCTTCCATGCGCATCGTCTTGCCGCCCTTGAAGCGAAAGTCGAACACCCAGCGGATCACCACGTGGTCGCCGTTCACGAACACCGGGCGCACGCAGGTGGACGCGACGGATTCGGTGCGCTCGAGCACCGCCTGCTCCTGGGCAACCAGCGTGCCGCGGCCGCGCCGCGGCTCGGCCTGGTTCTCGCGCATGGTCGCGTCCTCGGTGTAGTAGTTCTCGATGGCCTGGGCATGCGCGCCGCTTTCCACGGCGGCAATGAAGGCTTCGAGCCTTTGGGTAGAGGGCATCAGGGCGCGGCCTTCACTTCACGGTGCCTGACGCAGCCGGGGCGGCCGGTGCCACGGGCGCCGCCGCTGGCGGGGACGAAGCCGCCGGCGCTGTCACCGCCGCCGGCGTCTCGACCTTGTGCGGCATGGCCGCCGCCGCATCCCCGCCATGGAACTTGACCACCAGCGGCACGATCAGGAGCGCCACGATGTTGATGATCTTGATGAGCGGGTTCACCGCCGGACCTGCCGTGTCCTTGTAGGGGTCGCCCACCGTGTCGCCCGTGACAGCCGCCTTGTGCGCCTCGGAGCCCTTGCCGCCGTGGTGCCCGTCCTCGATGTACTTCTTGGCGTTGTCCCAGGCGCCGCCGCCCGTGCACATCGAAATGGCAACGAACAGGCCGGTGACGATGGTGCCCATCAACAGGCCTCCCAGCGCCTTGGGCCCGAGCAGCAGGCCGACCAGGATCGGCACCACCACCGGGAGCAGCGAGGGGATCATCATTTCCTTGATGGCCGCGCCCGTCAGCATGCTCACGGCCTTGCCGTATTCCGGCTTGCCGGTGCCTTCCATGATGCCGGGGATCTCGCGGAACTGCCTGCGCACTTCCTCGACCACCGCACCCGCCGCGCGGCCCACGGCTTCCATGGCCATGGCACCGAACAGGTAGGGGATCAGCCCGCCGATGAAGAGGCCGACGATCACCATCGGGTCGCTCAGGTTGAAGCTGATGTTCAGCCCGAAGCTTTCCAGCTTGTGGGTGTAGTCGGCAAAGAGCACCAGCGAGGCGAGGCCCGCCGACCCGATGGCATAGCCCTTGGTCACAGCCT
The Variovorax sp. OAS795 genome window above contains:
- a CDS encoding fatty acid desaturase — its product is MARRPEAAHRPPRLRHWRDWQSLAYLVALPVLAACQWMHGFDALLYGPMLFLTLGVGVIHHNHVHLRMWRGRRMNRFTDFWITLLQGHPTFVFWPAHVANHHRHRHGPRDVARTYRFGGDTNDMRGYLLHPFQAVWVLVPVFLGWLGRLRRHQPGPWRYCMAQYALWLGSWGALLLLDWRKALLFVIVPQLHGLHWLLATNYLQHAHADGRRPGWDAKAEAPRDTAGSCLNYARNFEGLVNPLLFNIGLHTAHHENPHVHWSELTQLHRTRYRARVDPVLNEQGLVPYMVRVFVLGALWPRFRSRPLMPSVPPESSTH
- a CDS encoding metal-dependent hydrolase; the protein is MTDLVVRRLLIDLQTPFERNWCGGDAFATAFFNALSMSFPFGEQFFIDAVRDVVATLSAEDQDKFRADVRGFIGQEATHRRIHALFNAHLESQGLVDGWSPRAASRMQLMEGADPRHALAVTAATEHFTAMFAEWLLAHPEVLEGAESRLATMWLWHSAEELEHKAVAFDLYKAAGGSDPWRNRWFRRVTLMFLGDLARQTVANLRHEGQLWKWATWKSAGRILMGKGGLLRGNWGAWRSYFRADFHPAHQDSSLSARWLEDNRAQYTPVGAAAAEAAADFQ
- a CDS encoding nuclear transport factor 2 family protein, yielding MPSTQRLEAFIAAVESGAHAQAIENYYTEDATMRENQAEPRRGRGTLVAQEQAVLERTESVASTCVRPVFVNGDHVVIRWVFDFRFKGGKTMRMEELAWQRWEGDRIAQEEFFYDPAQRKPA
- a CDS encoding iron-containing redox enzyme family protein, yielding MPVPFQRVYLESAGYFMPGEPIPNERMDTYVAPLNRMSERIKRRILAENGILTRHYAIDEEGVTRHTNAQMAAGAIRDCLQRGGAELSRVSLLASGSSGGDTLMPGFANMIQGELAAAPMETLSVHGICAAGVSAIQSAAQGIELGAHRSALAVASEMPSRLFKRSRFAARGYETDFDSHFLRWMLSDGAGALLLSDGMPGLAGNPGLRLRLKWVHQRAFSGDYPVCMQLGLTEDRARGHLDFGSWAEAEAAGALSLRQDIRLLPHLFDIGIHEYATLVQGGWVDPKRVDHFLCHYSSEKFIPVVEDLMAKADLAIPRERWWSNLAWRGNTGAASILVMLAEFLHTKALEPGEQIFCYVPESGRFMAAYMLLEVEAAGAPAQPVAAPRMATEPAPDDVGVIAPPHDPAAAPEGLGALLTELAGIWHDYRSRAWRTPLIRQIRERRFALPDYLNWMEQWIPQVREGSRWMREGAASLTGPYKALAALIDVHAGEEQEDFNILFSDYKKAGGTVARIDDLRRNPGGEALNAYLHGLAATRDPIGLLGAIYIIEGTGQRIVPALLPLIKAGLKLPPDAFRFLEYHGHNDEHHLNRWLAAVEMVMAVEEGRDGGRGRAARQIIDTARHAAALYLMQFQHITERTPHESNA